Genomic window (Armatimonadia bacterium):
GGACGGCGAGCACGTCTCGCGGCTGCTGGTGAACAGCACCTGGCGCAACGACGGCGTGGCTCCCTGCTACGACAGCTATGCCCTGGAGTGGCGGCTTGAGGATGCGAAGGGCCAGGCGGTCGCCTCGGAGCTCACCTTTCCCAAGGTTCCGACGACCCAGTGGTGGCCCGGTGAGGAGGTCTCCAGTTCGGTCCTGCTGCGACTTCCGGGGACGACTCCTCCGGGCGAGTACCAGCTCAAAGTCTCGATGGTGGATCCGGAGAGCGGTCGGCGGATTCTGCTCGGGATCGCCGGTCGCGACGAGGCAGACTGGTATGCTCTCGGTGTGGTGCCCGGTGTGAGCGCACCGGCGACTGCCGGCAAGGTGTATGAGGAAGGCTTCGAGGGCGAGGTCAAGCCTTGGGGAACCGCCGAGGGGATCTCGGCCGCCGTCGGCGATACGCAGGCACACTCGGGACAGCACGCGCTGCTGGTGACAGGCTCGTGCCAGAAGGCCTGGAACTACACGAGCTTCCGGGCACCGGTGGAACTGCGGCCCGGCAGTCGCTACCGGCTGTCGGCGTGGCTACTGGTGGAGTCGATGGAGCCAACGAGGTATGCGCCGCACGTCAAGCTCGGCGTCAACAACAAGGACGGTAAGTGGCTGACCAACTTCAACTCCGACACCTATGACCTGAAGCAGATGGGAACCTGGCAGCGCGTGGAGGCCGATGTGGAGGTTCCCCTGGAGGGTGCAAGCGGGGACATCGCGATCGAGCGCGGCAACCAGGAGGCACCGATCACCACGCGACTGTGGCTGGATGACGTGACGCTGGAGCTGGAGGAGGGCCTGTAGCAACCCGGCCCGCTGCCGGTAGGAAGTAGTGGGGGAATCAGAGGCGGCGCGGAACTGGTCCGCGCCGCCTTTTCGTCTCGTCCTCTTGCGGGGGAAGCTGTTAGCGGTCGTCGCGGGGCATCCCGAGGGCCTGACGGACCTGGCTCCTGATTCCCAGCGCTGAAGAGGTCCACTCGCTGCCGTACTCCGGGCGGTTGCGGTCGGAGGTCTTGAAGGTGTCCAGGAGCTTCAGGGCGTCGCGGTACTTGGCCTCCCAGCCCTTGTTCTTGGGCGCCGGACTGGAGGCAAGGACGTCGCCCTGGGCGACGAGCGAGATAGCCTCGTAGAAGCGGACTTCGAGCGAGCGCTTCGTCTTGGGGAAGTCGGCGCGGAACTTGGCGAGGGCGTCCGAGGCCTTGGTCGGATCATCGGGGATACTGAGGATGATCAGGTCAAGGGTGGCGTCTTCCTTCGCGCCGACCTTGTTCTCCGGGTCCTTCGCGATAGCGTTATTCAGGTGTCCGGTGGCGATCTTATACTTGCCCAGGCGGAGAAGACCGTGGCCGAGGTCAGCCAGGGAGCGCGGGTCGTCCGGGGTCTTGAGGAGCTGTTGCGCAGCGGTCAGCACCCCGGGCATCGCCTGCAGGACCTCGATGAAAGCCGAGGGCGAGGCGTAGCCCCAGCCTGAATACAGATCGTGCCCCTGCGAGTCCAGGAACAGATAGCCGTGGTTGACCAGGATCTGGGCCTGCATGTTATCGTCGGCCACCGCAGCCGTGGTGTAGCGATCGACGAAGGCGCCGTTGGCCTCCAGGTCGGCATCCAGCGCACAGCACTCGTAGGACTGCAACAGCGCTACAACCTTCGGGTAGCGCAGAGTGCCGGTGCGCATCATCTGGCAGGCCGGCACCTTCTGGGAGTAGATGTAGACGAAGACGGGTTTGCCGGATTGCTTGGCCGCGCTCAGGGCGTCCTCCACCCGGTCATACCATTTTGCGTCGTCGGCCGCGAACCCGACGCAACCACCGAGCACCAGCAGCGTCAGGGCTGATGCCAGCCCGGTCCTGATAGCGTGTCTGCGACTAAGCGACCTCACAGCCTCACCGATCCTTTCGTTCCGAGAGCTCCATGAAATAGTAGATCTTGCGCGCAACTTCCTGATAGCCCATGGAGGGGTAGAACCGCATGCCTATCTCATTCGTGGTTGTGGTCTCGATCTGACTGTATCGTAGGCCGAGGCTTTCGAAGTAGTCAAGAGCATGGGACAGGAGGGTCTTGCCGAGCTTGCGTCCCTGGTAGGCCGCATCGACGCCCAGGTTCAGCACGCGGCCGACACTTGTCTCCAGGTCCACGACGGTCGTCACATACCCCGCCACGTGACCATCGATCTCGACGACGAAGCACCCTTCGGGGTTGTCGGCGAGATTGGACAGGAGGTCCTGACGCTTGCGCTCCTGCCAGGAGACGCCTTGGAGAAGCCCGAAGCCGTGTTCGATGGCGGCGTCGATGGAAACGGGCTCGAAGACGGCGAGGGTGATGCGGCAAAGGGCTTCCTGATCGTCGCTACGGTAGGGGCGGAGGTTCATGTTGTGCGCACTCCTTTATGGGGATAGGCGACGGTCGCAGGTCACCAGGTCAGCGTCGCCTGCAGGTAGGTCGCATGCGTCTGGGCATTGTAGCCGAGCTGGAAGCAGGAGTACTCGATGGCGACATGCTCCAGGCGCGGGTGCTCAAGGAGCGGTGAGTCACCGTTAAGCAAGTCGCGGACGCCGCCGGGCATTTCGGCGAGACCCATCATGTCGCGGATCTCCTGGTCCCAGGTTGTGGAGAGGCTGACCGAGTCGGCACCTAGAGTTGTGGCCACATGCAGCTCTGCGTAGCGATGGATCATGAAGTAGCGGTTGAGAAAGCTCGAGAAGCGTGCCACGGTGGGCGTGGAGGCCAGGGTCATCCAGGGCAGGTAGAGTCCACCGGAGGCAGACACCTGCCCGCCCTTCATGGCTCCGCGCAGGGCCTCAAGGGAGACCACCGAGGACTCGACCATGATGTGCGGGAGGCCGACGCTGGAAGCGAACTGTGCGTTGGAGGCGGTCAGGCCCGGCTTGTCAACGTACTTCGGATCGTAGATGAAAGAGAGCGTCCGGAACATCTCGAACATGTTGGGCTGAAGGAGGTACCCGTCGAAATCGAAGCGCTGGAGTCGCTCGGGACCACCTGGATCACCGGGATGCAGCAGGTAGGCCAGCCCCCCGGCACGGTGGATGACGTCGACGGTCTGGCGCATGGTCATGTTGTCGGCGATCGGGTCGTCGATGAAGACGGCCAGGACGGCCCCGGTGTGGCTGTAGGCGACCTGACCGGTGATGACAAGGAAGTCCTCCGGAAGCCGCCCCTCAGACTTCAGCCGCTGCGCGCAGCGACGTGCCAACTGAGCGCCATCGATGCGGCTGCGGTCGGCGACAGCAACGGCCTTGATGCCCCTCTCGCCAGCGGTCACCAGCATCTTCTCGATGGAGGCTGTGGAGTCATAGGAGATGTTGCTGAAGACCCGGACGTCGACCGCAACCTGTCCCTCCTGGGACTCGACAGTCGTCAGCTCCGGTGGTAGGCGCTTCGTGATCCACGGAGTAACGGCCTCGGCCACGACCTGAGAGCGCAGGTACTGCGGCCTGCCAAGGAGGGACCGGACCGTGTCGGCGCCCCACTTGCGGGTGCCCTGGTGCAACAGTGCATAGGCGGCGGCCCAGGGAAGGCAGTCGCGGCGCTCGTCGGCGCTGTCAACCAGGGCATCGAACTGGTCCTCCGCCAGGAGGTAGGGGTTCTGGTCGCCGCGTTGGAACAAGTCAGGTGAGGTGAAGAAGTCCTGGCGGCAGAGCTCATCCAGGTTCTTGCCAGGGTACAGGTCGGGCAGGTAGTGCGGGCAGTACAGCGTACTGGCTTCCCACCTGAGGCCGCCATCGAGGGGACGCTCGGCCATGTGGCGTCCCATCCCGCCGACGGTCGGAGGGATGGTTGAGAGGGGCTCGGGCACCACCCTTGCATGGACGGCCGCCGCTGCGTCCTCCTCCAGGGAGCCGCCGAGAACCGCCTCGGGTGCTTCCTCGTCCTGGCCAAGGGCCATCCCTTCCACAAGCACGGATACCAGGGCGAAGGCCAGCGACCAGAGGCCATGCAGTCGGCGTAGCCGGATGGGTGGTCTCATGGGTCACCCGCACCCTTAGCGGTAGGCTGCGATTGCCACCAGACACTCGACGCGCTGGCGTCGACCGAGGATCTTCCGGGCGAGGGTAAGGGCTTCGTCCGGTGCGGTCTTGGCCAGGGCTACGGCTGCTGCGGAGACGACGGGCTCAGTGACCAGAGGATCGTCGATGTGCTCAACGATGGCCAGGGCGCCGCGCGGATCAGAGCCGGCAACCCGCTGGGCCACGGCAGCACGCGCAGCGTTCCTCTGGTCCTCGTCGGCGATGCGGTCGCAGAGGGCCACGGCCTCCTGCCGGTTCGTCAGTGCCAGCGCCTGTGCGATCGCCGCACGGGTGTCATCGGCGACGGCTCCGGTCGCTTCACCCAGTCCGTGGAGCGCGACCCTCGCGAGCCCCTCGGCCATTGTAGCCTGCTCGGCCGGTAGGGCAGCCGCCGCCATGGCAACGACATGAGCGCGAGAGGGCTCATCAGCGATTTCCTGAGCCAGGACCAGAGCCAGCTCCGGGGAGGTCGGCGCCAGCGACCGCGCAACCATGCCCAGCGCCAGAGGTCTGTGGGTCGGCTCGGTGATGCCCGCTACCACACGGCGGGCTGCTTCGAGGTTCGTGGGTGCCCACGCGGCTGCCAACTCAGCGCGCGCCAGAGGAAGTTCGGGGTCAGTGGCCGGCACGCCCTGCAGGGACTTCTCCGACTCGCTGAAGGCGTCCTGGGCGACGTTCGGCTGGCGTATCACGATGCCGGCGGCGAGGTCGCGCAGACAGGCTGACCTGGAGAGTGGGTCGGGGACTTTCCGCGCGGCCTCCAGGGCCTCGGTCATCCATGCCGCCGCGTCCGCGGCGTCCAGATTGAGGGCGGCAATGGCGATCTCACGGAGCGCGACCGCCTTCTCGACGACGACTTTGTGCGCCTGCGCAGCTTCGTGGGCCTGCGCGAGGACCGTCATCGCCTGCTTGCTATCTACCTTCGCCAGACGCACGGCCACGGTTCGCAAGGCCAGGCAACGGACCATAGGGTCGCCGATGGCGCTTGCGACCTCCGTCGCTTCGCCGGCGAGGGCATCATACTGAGCGCGGTCGATCCTGGCCCATCCTACGGCAACCGTTGCGAGGCTAAGCGCTCGCGTCTGGAGGTCCTGCGACCGGGCAGTCAGTTGCGCCGCTTCCCGCAGCACTGCCGCGGCTTTGGGCGCATCGGCCGTCCACCCCGGCAAGGCCAGGGCCAGCAGCATCAGCGCCGCCAGAGGCGTAGCACACACTCGGCATCCTGTGGGCATGTCACGACACCCCCTGAGTAGCTCACGTGCTGTTCAAACGCGCGGAGGTGCCTGCGGGGTTCCCCCCCGGTTTTGCGTGCACCTTGTGGGCCATCGGATTTCGGAGCCAGCATATACAGAGAACCGGGGCCGCTCTGGCCCCGGTTCGGGAACACAAACCACATCAGCCGTCGCGCCCAGGGTAGCGGGCTAGCCTTTGGGAGGCGTCTTGGCGGCTGCGGCCGGGGCCGCGGGTGCCGCTTCCTTGTTCTCGGCCTCTTCCTCCGGCGGAGCAACCGAAGCCACGGTGGGCAGGACCTTGACCGGCTCACTCGTGAACTCGGTCATCGGGATCTCAAAGGCGGCCCCGTCCGAATCGTTGCCGAGTTTCTTCAGTCCCAGCTTGGCCTGATCCTGAACGGGCACTGCAGGCTTTGCGGCGGCGTCCTTGGTCGCCGCGCCCTTGCGCAGTTCGGGGATGGCCTCGCGGTCGCCAATCTCACCGAGCACCCAGGCGGCACGGCAGCGATTGCCGGCCTCCAGGTGCACATTGTTCATGATCGCGGCAACCATCGCGATGATTGGATCGGGTTTCTTGTCCGTGACGACTTCCCGGCCCTGCTTCACGAGGGCTACGCCGGCCATGTCGTACACATCTTCGTCGGTCTCGAGCAGGTCGGCGAGGGTCTCGATTGCCCGATCATCGCGCAGGTTAGCCAGCTCGATCACGGCTCGCTCCCGCACCTTGACGTCCTGCGAATCGACATCTTCCTTGAGCCGCTCCATGGGGTCAAGCGCACAGCCGGTCAGGACGACCGCGCAGAGCGCCAGGAGAGCGGTGACGCACCTGAGGATCTTTGTTGCCATCGAATGTCCTCCCACAGTCCGTGGGTTCGGAGCGTTGTTGTCCAACCTGCCGAACGTTAGGCTGAGCAGATGTGCAGTGCCGGTATGGCTTATCCCTCGATCGGGATGGAGAGGGCTTTTGCTGTCTCTTTGGCTGCCTCGCGCGCCCAGTAGAAGTCGTCGCTGAGGCTCTTGTTGAGGGCCTCGGCGATCCTTGGCTGGGCCGCTTTGGGTACGATGGTGAAGGACAGAGAGTGGATCGCAGCCGCCCGAACGTCTCCGACCTTATCCTCCTGGGCCTTGATGAGGCCGTTGATGAGGATCGTGCTGGTGGCCTCGTCCTGAAGGTGGCGAGCGAGGTCTCCGAGTCCGTAAGCGGCCGCCACGCGGACCTCAGGCTGCGGCTCCTTCGTTACGTCGAGGGAGTCAAGCATGACGCTGAGGGACTTGGGGTCACCGAGGATCCCGAGAGTCTGCGCGCAGGCCATGCGCACCTCCCAGCACTTGTCCTCGGGAGGCTTGGGTCCTGCGGGTGCTGGAGCTGTGGGCTTCGGCGGCGGCAAGGGCAGACCTGCAGCCTTGAGCCGGGCGATTTCGTCGGCTTCGGCCTTGGCCTCGTCAGCCTTGCGCTTGTCCTCGGCCTTCTTGGCCTCGGCGGCAGCCGCTGCGGCGAGAGCCTCAGTCTTGTCGCCAAGGATCGTCTCGAGGCTTCTGGCCGCTTCGCGGTCATGCATCAGACCGAGAGCCTGCACAGCCGCGCAGCGGACCGTGACAACTTCCTGCGCATCGGTGACGCGTGCCCTCAGATCGGCAGCGGAAGTGGTGGCCTTGAGTTTGCCGAGGGCCAGTGCCGCGGCGGCCCGGACTTCGGGCGAGGCGTCTTTGAGCGCCTCGGTGAGCGGCCCCCAGGCGTCGCGGGCACCCACGTCACCCAGCAGCGTCGCTGCGCGCCACTTTGCCGGCGGCGTCTGGTTCTTGAGGTTCTCCAGGAGAGCCGGCGTAATGCCGTGCCCACGCTCCTTGAGCTGGGTCATGGCATCCAGGACCTTGGAGTAGTCCGTGCCCGGAAGCTCGGCCAGCAGCTTCTTGGTAGCTACGGAGCGTTGCCATTCTGTGATCCCCAACACGGCGATTAGGACCACCGCGATGATGACCACAACAGTTGGCATGCGTCGGTTCACGGTCATCAACTCACGTTCTGAGCGGTATGATCAGCCTGCGCAGCCGACACGCTTCCCGGCGGGAACCGGTGTGACGGTGAGCCATCCCTCGTCTGGGAAGACCAAGACGAGGTGGCGCTTTGCGTTAGGCCTGGTCTGCGGATGAGGCGGCAGCACGTACTCTCTCGAACACAGCCATGGCTGCGTCTACCTTCTCGGGTTTGGGCTGGTCTTCTTCCGCGAGGTGCTGGATCAGGTCGAGGGCCTGAGCGTCGCCGATGAGCACCAGCGAAGCAGTCATCCATTCCCTGAGCTGGACATCCTTGGTGGAGCCGCGGATTTCCAGGACCGGGTCAGTTGCGGGCTTGCCGATGATGCCGAGAGCTGCGGCCAGCCACGGTTTGAGCTTCGCGTCGGCGGTGGAGAAGCGGTCGATGAGCACGCGTACGGGCTGCTCGCCGAGCAACTCGAGGGAGGCTGCGCACGCAGCGCGGAGGTCGTCATCCTGGGTGGTAAGCATCAGGTCGACAAGGGTCTTGCCGGCCTCACCGAGTGCGGCCACTTCCCCGGCCTTCGTGACGACGGCGAGGCGCTCACCGATGCGGGCGATGGCACGGGCAGCGCGGCCAGCGAAGGGGTTACCAGGCTGCAGCAGCGACGTCAGCGGCTTGAGGCTTGCCTGGTC
Coding sequences:
- a CDS encoding GNAT family N-acetyltransferase is translated as MNLRPYRSDDQEALCRITLAVFEPVSIDAAIEHGFGLLQGVSWQERKRQDLLSNLADNPEGCFVVEIDGHVAGYVTTVVDLETSVGRVLNLGVDAAYQGRKLGKTLLSHALDYFESLGLRYSQIETTTTNEIGMRFYPSMGYQEVARKIYYFMELSERKDR
- a CDS encoding thioredoxin family protein, whose protein sequence is MRSLSRRHAIRTGLASALTLLVLGGCVGFAADDAKWYDRVEDALSAAKQSGKPVFVYIYSQKVPACQMMRTGTLRYPKVVALLQSYECCALDADLEANGAFVDRYTTAAVADDNMQAQILVNHGYLFLDSQGHDLYSGWGYASPSAFIEVLQAMPGVLTAAQQLLKTPDDPRSLADLGHGLLRLGKYKIATGHLNNAIAKDPENKVGAKEDATLDLIILSIPDDPTKASDALAKFRADFPKTKRSLEVRFYEAISLVAQGDVLASSPAPKNKGWEAKYRDALKLLDTFKTSDRNRPEYGSEWTSSALGIRSQVRQALGMPRDDR
- a CDS encoding HEAT repeat domain-containing protein, with amino-acid sequence MNRRMPTVVVIIAVVLIAVLGITEWQRSVATKKLLAELPGTDYSKVLDAMTQLKERGHGITPALLENLKNQTPPAKWRAATLLGDVGARDAWGPLTEALKDASPEVRAAAALALGKLKATTSAADLRARVTDAQEVVTVRCAAVQALGLMHDREAARSLETILGDKTEALAAAAAAEAKKAEDKRKADEAKAEADEIARLKAAGLPLPPPKPTAPAPAGPKPPEDKCWEVRMACAQTLGILGDPKSLSVMLDSLDVTKEPQPEVRVAAAYGLGDLARHLQDEATSTILINGLIKAQEDKVGDVRAAAIHSLSFTIVPKAAQPRIAEALNKSLSDDFYWAREAAKETAKALSIPIEG